A genomic window from Bacteroidales bacterium includes:
- a CDS encoding DUF2202 domain-containing protein codes for MKTIGKTALIILAMGISSVLFVQCSKENVAEPVNESSIANTSLYSAEAGNEAGQTTILTTEGLLQPYACIYTFPVEELSVDETDALSLMREEELLAKDVYVALYAKYHIPIFNNISKSENQHTGAIKALLDKYELPDIAENHTAGVFVNQDLQSLYNALIAQGLVSINNALTVGATIEDMDIQDLINLVENKVDNADIEFVFNELQRGSRNHLRSFNLLLTKRGITYVPQFISPEYFNEIISTPHETGSGCPN; via the coding sequence ATGAAAACTATTGGAAAAACTGCTTTAATAATCCTGGCGATGGGCATTTCGTCGGTTTTATTTGTTCAATGTTCGAAGGAGAATGTTGCTGAACCTGTCAATGAATCCTCAATTGCGAATACTTCGTTGTATTCAGCTGAGGCCGGTAATGAAGCCGGTCAAACTACCATTCTTACAACTGAAGGGCTGCTTCAACCTTATGCTTGCATTTATACTTTTCCGGTTGAGGAACTCTCTGTTGATGAAACCGATGCACTCAGCCTGATGAGAGAAGAGGAACTACTGGCCAAGGATGTATATGTGGCTCTGTATGCAAAATACCATATTCCTATTTTTAATAACATTTCAAAAAGCGAAAATCAGCATACCGGTGCCATTAAAGCATTGCTTGATAAATATGAATTACCTGATATAGCCGAAAATCACACAGCCGGGGTATTTGTTAACCAGGATTTGCAATCACTTTATAATGCGCTGATTGCCCAGGGCCTGGTTTCAATTAATAATGCCCTGACTGTTGGAGCAACCATAGAGGATATGGACATACAGGATTTAATTAATCTTGTGGAAAATAAAGTGGATAATGCAGATATAGAATTTGTTTTCAATGAATTACAACGAGGTTCGAGAAATCATTTACGTTCATTTAACCTTTTGCTGACAAAACGAGGCATTACTTATGTGCCGCAATTTATCAGCCCTGAGTATTTTAATGAAATTATAAGTACTCCTCATGAAACAGGATCCGGATGTCCTAACTGA
- a CDS encoding tail fiber domain-containing protein, with translation MTDNDLQFRSNNVNRMVIKNTGDIGIGTSSPSQLLSVNGTAGKPGGGSWASFSDKRMKQDIRSYQQGLAEVIKINPVRYRYNNLSGHDTQKEYVGVIAQELQEIAPYMVSTFEKDGEAYLQVDNSAMTYMLINAVKELHDENIQLKKDIAQIKLLLDMSAKK, from the coding sequence ATGACGGATAATGACCTCCAATTCCGGTCAAATAACGTGAATCGAATGGTTATCAAAAATACAGGAGATATTGGGATAGGAACAAGCAGTCCTTCACAATTGCTGTCGGTTAATGGCACAGCAGGCAAACCCGGTGGCGGATCATGGGCATCCTTTTCCGACAAGAGAATGAAACAGGACATCAGGTCTTACCAGCAAGGACTTGCGGAGGTGATCAAAATAAATCCGGTCCGATACAGGTATAATAATCTCAGCGGACACGATACGCAAAAAGAATACGTGGGTGTTATTGCCCAGGAGTTACAGGAAATTGCACCTTACATGGTCAGCACATTTGAAAAGGATGGTGAAGCATATTTACAGGTAGATAATTCAGCCATGACCTATATGCTGATCAATGCGGTTAAAGAGTTGCATGATGAAAATATACAATTAAAAAAAGACATCGCTCAGATAAAATTATTACTGGACATGAGTGCGAAGAAATAA